One genomic segment of Aquipluma nitroreducens includes these proteins:
- a CDS encoding IS4 family transposase, which produces MTPRVDAKSSELVSIFHKQSGWNLARVKFFVFMISALCKVQTVGFEKLATAFDSNASTSSSLRRIQRFMSEYLLDTDLIAKLIFRLLPHEPPFRLAMDRTNWKFGQQNINVLVIAVVYHGVAFPLLFKLLPKFGNSNTNERIELIERFIRLFGSASLDCLTADREFVGERWIKYLNENRIRYYIRIRENFWVLQPHNGKRVKASWLFADLPLNGCRVNHRIIYLNDQLCYLSASKVKNKDGKPELQIVISFNKPEDALCIYKERWQIETAFRALKTSGFNIEDTHLTEIGRIEKLFALVIVAFTWAYLVGDYLHRYIKPIPIKKHGNKTKSLFKYGLTYIATVLLNAFFQDDIDIFKFLSCTTLRLKFSYLSDLQ; this is translated from the coding sequence ATGACACCCAGGGTAGATGCTAAAAGTAGTGAATTAGTTTCCATTTTCCATAAGCAATCAGGTTGGAATCTGGCACGAGTAAAGTTCTTTGTTTTCATGATCAGTGCACTATGTAAGGTGCAAACAGTTGGTTTTGAGAAGTTGGCTACAGCTTTTGACAGTAATGCCAGTACCAGTTCCTCTCTGAGGAGAATACAGCGGTTTATGTCTGAATATCTACTTGATACAGATTTGATCGCCAAATTAATATTCAGACTATTACCTCATGAACCACCTTTCCGTCTGGCAATGGATAGGACAAATTGGAAGTTTGGACAGCAGAATATCAATGTATTGGTAATTGCAGTTGTTTATCATGGAGTTGCTTTTCCGCTGTTGTTTAAGTTGTTGCCCAAGTTTGGTAATTCAAACACCAATGAACGCATTGAATTGATTGAACGGTTTATCCGTCTTTTTGGATCTGCTTCGTTGGATTGTTTGACCGCAGATCGGGAGTTTGTTGGAGAACGATGGATCAAGTATCTGAATGAGAACCGGATTCGTTACTATATCCGCATCCGCGAAAACTTTTGGGTTTTGCAACCTCACAATGGCAAACGAGTTAAAGCCAGTTGGCTGTTTGCCGATTTGCCGCTAAATGGTTGCCGAGTGAACCACCGTATTATTTATCTGAACGATCAACTGTGTTATCTGTCAGCCTCTAAAGTAAAGAACAAAGATGGAAAGCCTGAATTGCAGATTGTTATCTCATTCAACAAGCCAGAAGATGCACTTTGTATTTACAAAGAACGATGGCAGATTGAAACTGCTTTTAGAGCTTTAAAAACAAGTGGCTTTAATATTGAAGATACACACTTGACTGAAATTGGAAGAATTGAAAAACTGTTTGCATTGGTGATAGTAGCTTTTACATGGGCATACCTTGTCGGTGATTATTTGCACAGATACATCAAACCAATCCCGATCAAGAAACATGGAAACAAAACTAAAAGTCTATTCAAATATGGTCTAACATATATTGCAACTGTTCTTTTAAACGCTTTCTTTCAAGATGATATCGATATTTTTAAATTTTTGTCATGTACAACACTTCGGTTAAAATTTAGTTATTTATCTGATTTACAGTAA
- a CDS encoding helix-turn-helix domain-containing protein, translating into MKLYIKYMVSNRCKQTVKEELKKLGLHFIIVDLGEVEIMENLTGERLEQVKSILFNCGFELMDDKRAILIERIKNVIIEMVHHSSELIKTNFSNYLSEKLDHDYTYLANLFSEVQGTTIEQFIIMHKIERIKELIIYGEENITEIAWRMNYSSVAHLSNQFKKVTGLSPSHFKQLKDKRRSPIEDVGN; encoded by the coding sequence TTGAAATTATACATCAAATACATGGTCAGCAACCGTTGTAAACAAACGGTAAAAGAAGAACTAAAAAAACTTGGGCTACATTTTATCATAGTCGATCTGGGCGAAGTGGAGATCATGGAGAATCTCACAGGAGAAAGGCTGGAACAGGTTAAATCTATATTGTTCAATTGCGGTTTCGAGTTAATGGATGACAAGCGGGCAATACTGATCGAGCGAATTAAAAATGTAATTATTGAAATGGTTCATCACTCCAGTGAACTGATTAAAACGAACTTTTCAAACTACTTAAGTGAAAAATTAGACCACGATTATACCTATTTGGCCAATTTGTTTTCAGAAGTTCAGGGAACAACCATCGAACAATTTATCATCATGCATAAAATTGAGCGGATCAAAGAATTGATCATTTATGGCGAAGAAAATATTACAGAAATAGCGTGGAGGATGAATTACAGCAGTGTCGCCCATTTATCCAATCAATTTAAAAAAGTTACGGGTCTGTCTCCTTCGCATTTCAAGCAATTGAAGGATAAAAGACGGAGTCCGATTGAAGATGTAGGAAATTAA
- a CDS encoding PAS domain S-box protein gives MERTKSHESQYASSLIEASLDPLITISIEGKITDMNQAKVDITGIERNKLIGTHFYDYFTEAEKARTFYEEVFAVGAITNFPLTIRNKSGNLTDVLFNGSVYKDDQGNILGAVVVGRDISEQKWARELQEANKELAFQNDEKEKRAAELVIANKELAFQNEVKEKRAAELILANKELAFQNDEKEKRAQELIVANKELLFQNEEKEKRAAELIIANKELALQNKEKKKLADELIIADKELDYQNEEKERRSVASKKLEAFTYSLKLASQYSLSLIEASRDPMVVISPEGKITDMNEATANITGLTRDELKGTDFLDYFTEPQKARHVYQEVFAKESVADSPLTLRHANGKLTDVLFNGSVYKDDRGNVIGVVIVARDVTEQKRIANELTEAIVFAELAVGIAEEAKEKAESAKHIAENAVKAKQQFLSNMSHEIRTPMNAIIGFTKVLLKTEFTAKQKEYLHAIKMSGDALIVLINDILDLAKVDAGKMTFEQIPFKMEASISAMLHLFETKIQEKNLKLIRKYDKNIPEVLVGDPVRLHQIILNLVSNAVKFTMKGKISVNVSLISEDDKQATVQFSVCDTGIGIPESKIEKIFENFQQASSGTSRLYGGTGLGLAIVKQLVETQGGTISVKSVVNEGSTFSFELSFLKTAEAAEIESAIHDLDTELKNITILVVEDILLNQLLMKTVLEDFGFEIDIAENGKIAIEKLRDKNYDVILMDLQMPEMNGFEATDFIRNIMNLETPIIALTADVTTVDLAKCKAVGMNDYIAKPVDERLLYSKIAGFVKKPDHKKRNDLHEIAITEDIVKSCIDLAYLNQRTKSHPKLMMEMISAYLDQTPPLILAMKQSLTEKNWDLLYASVHKMIPSFSIMGMGIDSENMAKKIQEYASTQIQSEGISELVLQLETICIQACVELKEEFNRIKQTIS, from the coding sequence ATGGAACGAACGAAATCGCACGAATCACAATATGCCAGCAGTTTGATAGAGGCTAGTCTGGATCCCCTGATTACCATCAGTATCGAAGGAAAAATCACGGACATGAATCAGGCTAAAGTAGATATAACGGGGATTGAGCGCAACAAACTGATTGGCACTCATTTCTACGATTATTTTACCGAGGCTGAAAAAGCACGTACTTTTTACGAGGAGGTTTTTGCAGTTGGAGCAATTACCAATTTTCCACTGACGATTCGAAATAAAAGCGGCAATCTAACTGATGTTCTTTTTAATGGTTCAGTATATAAAGACGATCAGGGAAATATATTGGGTGCAGTTGTTGTTGGAAGAGATATTTCCGAACAGAAATGGGCAAGGGAATTACAAGAAGCAAACAAAGAACTTGCCTTTCAAAACGACGAAAAGGAAAAGCGGGCGGCAGAATTGGTTATCGCCAATAAGGAACTGGCTTTTCAGAACGAAGTAAAAGAGAAGCGGGCGGCGGAATTAATCCTGGCGAACAAAGAACTGGCCTTCCAAAATGATGAGAAAGAAAAAAGAGCACAGGAGTTAATTGTTGCCAACAAAGAACTTCTCTTCCAGAACGAGGAAAAAGAAAAACGTGCAGCGGAACTAATCATTGCCAATAAAGAACTGGCCTTGCAAAACAAGGAAAAGAAAAAGCTGGCAGATGAGTTAATCATAGCCGATAAAGAACTTGATTATCAGAACGAAGAAAAAGAAAGACGATCGGTTGCCAGCAAAAAACTGGAGGCATTCACCTATTCTTTAAAGCTGGCTTCGCAATATTCTCTCAGCTTAATCGAAGCAAGCCGCGATCCCATGGTAGTTATCAGTCCTGAAGGTAAAATTACCGATATGAATGAGGCCACTGCGAACATTACAGGTTTAACCCGCGATGAACTGAAAGGTACCGACTTCCTCGATTATTTTACCGAACCGCAAAAAGCCCGTCACGTTTATCAGGAAGTATTTGCAAAAGAATCGGTTGCCGATTCGCCGCTTACACTTCGCCATGCCAACGGCAAACTGACCGATGTTTTATTTAACGGATCGGTTTACAAAGATGATCGGGGTAACGTTATCGGCGTGGTGATTGTTGCACGCGACGTAACTGAACAAAAAAGAATTGCCAATGAGTTAACCGAAGCAATTGTATTTGCTGAACTGGCTGTCGGAATTGCAGAAGAGGCAAAAGAAAAAGCCGAAAGCGCGAAACACATAGCCGAAAATGCAGTGAAAGCCAAGCAGCAGTTCTTGTCGAACATGAGCCACGAAATACGCACACCAATGAATGCGATTATCGGTTTCACCAAAGTACTGCTAAAAACAGAATTTACCGCCAAACAAAAAGAATATCTGCATGCAATAAAAATGAGTGGAGATGCACTAATTGTATTGATAAACGATATACTCGATCTGGCCAAAGTTGATGCCGGGAAAATGACATTTGAACAGATTCCGTTCAAAATGGAAGCCTCAATTTCGGCCATGCTGCATCTGTTCGAAACTAAAATTCAGGAAAAGAATTTAAAACTAATCAGGAAATACGACAAAAATATTCCTGAAGTTTTGGTTGGCGACCCGGTTCGTCTGCACCAGATTATTTTAAATCTGGTGAGTAATGCTGTAAAATTTACCATGAAAGGGAAAATCAGCGTTAATGTAAGTTTGATCAGTGAAGACGATAAGCAGGCAACCGTACAATTTTCCGTTTGTGATACCGGAATTGGAATACCTGAAAGTAAAATCGAAAAAATATTTGAGAACTTTCAACAGGCGTCCAGCGGAACTTCGCGGCTTTACGGGGGAACTGGTTTGGGTTTGGCCATCGTTAAACAATTGGTTGAGACACAGGGAGGAACTATTTCGGTAAAAAGTGTGGTTAACGAAGGTTCAACCTTCAGTTTTGAGCTAAGCTTTCTAAAAACCGCTGAAGCTGCAGAAATAGAATCCGCAATTCATGATCTTGATACTGAGCTTAAAAACATTACTATCTTGGTTGTTGAAGACATCCTACTGAATCAGTTACTAATGAAAACGGTGCTTGAAGATTTTGGTTTTGAGATTGATATTGCTGAAAACGGGAAGATTGCTATAGAAAAACTTCGGGACAAAAACTACGATGTTATTCTGATGGACTTGCAGATGCCTGAGATGAACGGGTTTGAGGCCACCGATTTTATCCGTAACATCATGAATCTGGAAACCCCGATCATTGCGCTGACTGCCGATGTAACTACCGTTGATTTGGCTAAATGCAAAGCCGTAGGAATGAACGATTACATTGCGAAACCAGTTGACGAACGTTTGTTGTACAGTAAGATAGCAGGATTTGTAAAAAAGCCGGATCATAAGAAACGTAACGATTTGCATGAGATTGCCATCACTGAAGACATTGTAAAAAGCTGCATCGATCTGGCCTATTTAAACCAACGTACAAAATCGCACCCCAAGTTAATGATGGAAATGATTTCGGCATATCTGGATCAGACTCCACCTTTAATTTTAGCCATGAAACAAAGCCTCACCGAAAAAAATTGGGACCTGTTATATGCTTCTGTGCATAAAATGATCCCTTCATTTTCTATCATGGGCATGGGTATCGATTCAGAGAATATGGCAAAAAAAATTCAGGAATATGCAAGCACTCAAATACAGTCGGAAGGAATATCTGAACTTGTATTACAACTCGAAACTATTTGCATACAAGCCTGTGTCGAACTGAAAGAAGAATTTAACCGGATAAAACAAACGATATCATGA
- a CDS encoding response regulator, translating to MNNNKIKLFLVDDDAVFLKSLEIDFLEQADFEIETYATGELCIENLTNNPDLIILDYYLDGIDRDAINGIDTLDKIKGFNPEIPVVMLSSQDKIDVAINCMHHQAFDYVVKSETAFMRLKKIISTIVETQKLEKQLNWYMDRM from the coding sequence ATGAACAACAATAAAATAAAACTTTTCCTGGTTGACGATGATGCTGTTTTCCTGAAATCATTGGAAATTGACTTTCTGGAACAAGCTGATTTTGAAATTGAAACTTATGCAACCGGAGAACTTTGCATTGAAAATTTGACTAACAATCCCGACCTCATCATTTTGGATTATTATCTGGATGGTATCGACCGCGACGCCATCAACGGAATTGACACTTTGGATAAGATAAAAGGGTTCAACCCTGAAATTCCGGTAGTCATGCTATCTTCTCAGGATAAAATTGATGTAGCCATCAACTGTATGCACCACCAGGCATTTGATTATGTGGTTAAAAGCGAAACCGCTTTCATGCGCTTAAAAAAAATCATATCCACCATCGTTGAAACTCAAAAACTCGAAAAACAGTTAAACTGGTACATGGATCGGATGTAA
- a CDS encoding helix-turn-helix domain-containing protein, producing the protein MKLFIKYMVSSRCKMAVKSALDKLGIHHVKVKLGEVEIMENITTEQRDHKIERAKELLLYDDLNLTEISYRLDYSSVAHLSSQFKKSPD; encoded by the coding sequence TTGAAACTCTTCATCAAATACATGGTTTCCTCTCGCTGCAAAATGGCAGTGAAGTCAGCACTGGATAAACTCGGCATACACCACGTGAAAGTAAAATTGGGCGAAGTTGAGATCATGGAGAATATTACGACTGAACAGCGTGATCATAAAATTGAACGTGCCAAAGAACTGCTTCTTTACGACGATCTGAATCTCACCGAAATATCCTATCGGCTTGATTACAGCAGTGTAGCGCATTTGTCCAGTCAATTTAAAAAGTCACCGGATTAA
- a CDS encoding lmo0937 family membrane protein — protein MGNLLYVVAVILIILWLIGFVGYSAGGIIHVLLVIAIIAIILRIIQGRRIL, from the coding sequence ATGGGAAATTTACTTTATGTAGTCGCAGTCATTTTAATCATTTTATGGCTCATTGGATTTGTTGGCTATAGTGCTGGTGGTATCATTCATGTTTTGCTCGTAATTGCAATTATTGCAATAATACTTCGGATTATTCAGGGAAGAAGAATACTCTAA
- a CDS encoding Thivi_2564 family membrane protein: protein MPLLTILLVIIIVGVALWLINSFIPMASIIKSILNIVVVIVLIVWLLNVFGITSGLSSIHL, encoded by the coding sequence ATGCCACTATTAACAATTTTACTCGTAATCATTATTGTGGGTGTCGCCCTATGGTTGATCAATTCATTCATTCCAATGGCCAGTATAATCAAATCAATCCTAAATATTGTTGTTGTGATTGTTCTGATTGTCTGGCTTCTCAATGTATTTGGGATTACCAGTGGACTTTCAAGCATACATTTATAA
- a CDS encoding CsbD family protein, translating into MNTTEGIGNWVKTKGKLKQKFALLTDEDLLLAEGKKEEMLGRLQIKLGKTKEELQKIIAAL; encoded by the coding sequence ATGAACACTACGGAAGGAATTGGGAATTGGGTCAAAACAAAAGGTAAACTCAAACAAAAATTTGCGCTTTTAACCGACGAGGATCTGTTGCTTGCAGAAGGCAAGAAAGAGGAAATGTTGGGCAGACTTCAGATTAAACTTGGGAAAACAAAAGAAGAATTACAAAAGATCATAGCGGCACTTTAA
- a CDS encoding YtxH domain-containing protein, translating into MSSGKVLLGVLVGATAGALAGILLAPHKGTVTRKKINRQSGAFVDGVKEKFDGLLEDISEKFEKVKNDVTEFAEKKMAKPVDSKYAKPVNN; encoded by the coding sequence ATGAGTTCAGGAAAAGTATTACTAGGCGTATTAGTTGGTGCTACCGCAGGTGCATTGGCGGGAATTTTATTAGCTCCGCACAAAGGAACGGTCACACGTAAAAAAATAAACAGACAAAGCGGCGCATTTGTCGATGGGGTAAAGGAAAAATTTGATGGATTGCTCGAGGATATCTCCGAAAAATTCGAAAAGGTAAAAAATGACGTGACTGAATTTGCTGAAAAAAAGATGGCAAAACCAGTCGATTCAAAATACGCAAAACCTGTTAATAATTAA
- a CDS encoding AI-2E family transporter, producing MITREIQLPFYVKASLLSVGLFAFVAMLYIAQSIIIPFVFSIILAIVLHPVVNFFVKKKFNRVVAIVLALALFILVIALFGAFMFSRAMQFKETWPILVERFTELFNEATAWASGYFDISPEKITIWFTKSKVDVIDSSGVAVGQTLINVGSGLVMLFIIPVYIFMLLFYHPLLLEFIRRLFGADNRKMVSQIVTEIKNIIQKYLTGLFLEVVIVSVLHSVGLLLLGVPYAILLGILGALLNLIPYLGGIVSVALPMMVALATKTSPWVAVYVLLVYYVIQLIDNNYIIPKIVASKVRINALVSIIVVLAFGALWGIPGMFISIPMTAIIKVIFDHIESLKPWGYVLGDTMPPRINIKPILDKILK from the coding sequence ATGATAACCAGAGAAATACAATTACCGTTTTATGTCAAAGCTTCACTTCTTTCAGTTGGTTTGTTTGCCTTTGTTGCGATGCTTTACATTGCCCAGAGTATTATTATTCCGTTCGTTTTCTCAATCATTTTGGCAATTGTACTTCACCCGGTCGTAAACTTCTTCGTGAAAAAAAAATTTAACAGGGTCGTAGCCATCGTTCTTGCCTTGGCTCTGTTTATTCTGGTAATTGCCTTATTTGGCGCTTTTATGTTTTCACGAGCTATGCAGTTTAAAGAAACATGGCCTATTCTGGTTGAAAGGTTCACCGAGCTCTTCAATGAAGCCACTGCCTGGGCTTCAGGTTATTTTGACATCAGCCCGGAAAAAATAACGATATGGTTTACCAAATCGAAAGTGGATGTTATCGACTCAAGCGGTGTTGCAGTAGGACAAACATTGATCAATGTTGGCAGTGGGTTGGTCATGCTCTTTATCATACCGGTGTACATTTTCATGCTTCTTTTTTATCATCCGCTTTTGCTCGAATTTATCCGGAGATTGTTCGGGGCCGACAATCGCAAAATGGTCAGTCAAATAGTTACTGAAATCAAAAATATAATTCAGAAATACCTGACGGGTTTGTTTCTGGAAGTTGTCATCGTATCAGTTCTTCATTCGGTAGGCCTTTTACTACTTGGCGTTCCCTATGCCATTTTGCTTGGCATCCTTGGCGCACTGCTTAATCTCATTCCCTACCTCGGCGGAATAGTCTCGGTAGCCCTGCCGATGATGGTGGCGCTGGCGACAAAAACATCGCCATGGGTTGCAGTTTATGTGCTTTTGGTTTATTACGTTATACAATTGATTGACAACAATTACATCATTCCCAAGATCGTTGCTTCCAAAGTGAGAATCAATGCACTGGTTTCTATCATTGTTGTTCTGGCATTCGGGGCGTTATGGGGTATTCCCGGAATGTTTATTTCCATTCCAATGACCGCAATCATCAAAGTTATTTTCGATCACATCGAATCCTTAAAACCATGGGGTTATGTATTGGGCGATACCATGCCACCCAGAATCAACATAAAACCCATTTTAGATAAAATACTCAAGTAA